A genomic region of Ictidomys tridecemlineatus isolate mIctTri1 chromosome 10, mIctTri1.hap1, whole genome shotgun sequence contains the following coding sequences:
- the Rhot2 gene encoding mitochondrial Rho GTPase 2 isoform X6 yields the protein MRRDVRILLLGEAQVGKTSLILSLVGEEFPEEVPARAEEITIPAAVTPERVPTHIVDFSEAEQTDEELQEEIRKANVVCVVYDVSNETTIEKIRTKWIPLVNGRTERGPRLPIILVGNKVDLRSGSTMEAVLPIMSQFPEIETCVECSAKHLKNISELFYYAQKAVLHPTAPLYDPETKQLKPACTQALTRIFRLSDQDLDQALSDEELSAFQKSCFGHPLAPQALEDVKRVVCKNVVGGVQDNRLTLDGFLFLNTLFIQRGRHETTWTILRRFGYSDSLELTADYLCPRLHVPPGCSTELNHRGYQFLQQVFEKHDQDHDGALSPLELQNLFSVFPVAPWGPELPRTVRTDTSRLPLHGFLCQWTLVTYLDVQRCLEHLGYLGYPTLCEQDSQAQAITVTREKRLDEEKGQTQRNVLMCKVVGARGVGKSSFLQAFLGHSLRDTRASPGEAPIHVINTVLVSGQEKYLILCEVDVDSMLATSLDTACDVACLMFDGSDPASFAFCATVYKRHYMDGQTPCLFVSSKADLPAGVAPPGLSPGEFCRRHRLPAPTPFSCSGLAQPSTDIFTQLATMAAFPHLVHTELRPTSTWLRGMLVAVGATVAAVLSFSLYRILVKSR from the exons ATGAGGCGGGACGTGCGCATCCTGTTGCTGGGCGAGG CCCAGGTGGGGAAGACGTCGCTGATCCTGTCGCTGGTGGGCGAGGAGTTCCCCGAGGAG GTGCCCGCGCGCGCCGAGGAGATCACCATCCCCGCCGCCGTCACGCCAGAGCGGGTGCCCACCCACATCGTGGACTTCTCAG AAGCCGAACAGACGGATGAGGAGCTCCAGGAGGAGATCCGTAAG GcaaatgtggtgtgtgtggtgtacgATGTGTCTAATGAGACCACGATTGAGAAG ATACGAACCAAGTGGATTCCACTGGTGAATGGGAGAACTGAGAGGGGGCCCAG GCTGCCCATCATCCTGGTAGGCAACAAGGTGGACCTACGGTCAGGAAGCACCATGGAAGCTGTGCTACCCATCATGAGCCAGTTTCCTGAGATAGAGACCTGTGTGGAG TGTTCTGCCAAACATCTGAAGAACATCTCAGAGCTGTTCTACTATGCCCAGAAGGCCGTTCTACATCCTACAGCCCCCCTGTATGACCCTGAGACCAAGCAG CTGAAGCCTGCGTGCACCCAGGCCCTCACTCGAATCTTCAGGCTCTCCGACCAGGACCTGGACCAGGCACTGAGCGATGAGGAGCTCAGTGCTTTCCAG AAGTCCTGCTTTGGCCACCCTCTGGCCCCACAGGCCCTGGAAGATGTAAAGAGGGTGGTGTGCAAGAATGTGGTGGGCGGCGTGCAGGACAACAGACTAACCCTGGATG GCTTCCTCTTCCTGAACACACTCTTCATCCAGCGTGGTCGGCACGAGACCACATGGACTATTCTGCGACGCTTTGGCTACAGTGACTCACTTGAGCTGACAGCAGACTACCTCTGCCCACG GCTCCATGTACCCCCTGGTTGCAGCACTGAGCTTAACCACCGCGGCTACCAGTTTCTGCAGCAGGTGTTTGAGAAGCATGACCAG GACCATGATGGCGCCCTCTCACCCTTGGAGCTGCAAAACCTCTTCAGTGTGTTCCCAGTGGCCCCCTGGGGCCCTGAACTCCCACGCACTGTCCGCACTGACACCAGCCGGCTACCCCTGCATGGTTTCCTCTGCCAGTGGAC CCTAGTGACCTACCTGGATGTCCAGCGCTGCCTCGAGCACCTTGGCTACCTAGGCTACCCCACCCTCTGTGAGCAGGACTCCCAGGCACAAGCCATCACAG TCACTCGTGAGAAGAGGCTGGATGAGGAGAAGGGGCAGACCCAGCGGAATGTCCTCATGTGCAAGGTGGTAGGGGCCCGAGGAGTGGGCAAGTCTTCCTTCTTGCAGGCCTTTCTTGGCCACAGCCTGAGG GACACCAGGGCATCCCCTGGGGAGGCTCCCATCCACGTTATCAATACAGTGCTGGTCAGTGGACAAGAGAAGTACCTGATT CTATGTGAGGTGGATGTGGACAGCATGTTGGCCACTTCCCTGGACACCGCCTGTGATGTTGCCTGCCTGATGTTTGATGGCAGCGATCCTGCATCCTTTGCATTCTGCGCCACCGTGTACAAG cGCCATTACATGGATGGCCAGACCCCTTGCCTCTTTGTGTCGTCCAAGGCCGACCTGCCTGCAGGTGTCGCCCCACCAGGCCTGTCACCTGGGGAGTTCTGTCGCAGGCACCGGctgcctgcccccaccccattCTCCTGCAGCGGCCTGGCCCAGCCCAGCACTGATATCTTCACTCAACTGGCCACCATGGCTGCCTTTCC ACACCTGGTGCACACAGAGCTGCGCCCCACCTCCACCTGGCTCCGGGGAATGCTGGTGGCTGTTGGGGCCACCGTGGCTGCAGTCCTCAGCTTCTCACTCTATAGAATCCTGGTGAAGAGCAGATGA
- the Rhot2 gene encoding mitochondrial Rho GTPase 2 isoform X7 produces the protein MEAVLPIMSQFPEIETCVECSAKHLKNISELFYYAQKAVLHPTAPLYDPETKQLKPACTQALTRIFRLSDQDLDQALSDEELSAFQKSCFGHPLAPQALEDVKRVVCKNVVGGVQDNRLTLDGFLFLNTLFIQRGRHETTWTILRRFGYSDSLELTADYLCPRLHVPPGCSTELNHRGYQFLQQVFEKHDQDHDGALSPLELQNLFSVFPVAPWGPELPRTVRTDTSRLPLHGFLCQWTLVTYLDVQRCLEHLGYLGYPTLCEQDSQAQAITVTREKRLDEEKGQTQRNVLMCKVVGARGVGKSSFLQAFLGHSLRDTRASPGEAPIHVINTVLVSGQEKYLILCEVDVDSMLATSLDTACDVACLMFDGSDPASFAFCATVYKRHYMDGQTPCLFVSSKADLPAGVAPPGLSPGEFCRRHRLPAPTPFSCSGLAQPSTDIFTQLATMAAFPHLVHTELRPTSTWLRGMLVAVGATVAAVLSFSLYRILVKSR, from the exons ATGGAAGCTGTGCTACCCATCATGAGCCAGTTTCCTGAGATAGAGACCTGTGTGGAG TGTTCTGCCAAACATCTGAAGAACATCTCAGAGCTGTTCTACTATGCCCAGAAGGCCGTTCTACATCCTACAGCCCCCCTGTATGACCCTGAGACCAAGCAG CTGAAGCCTGCGTGCACCCAGGCCCTCACTCGAATCTTCAGGCTCTCCGACCAGGACCTGGACCAGGCACTGAGCGATGAGGAGCTCAGTGCTTTCCAG AAGTCCTGCTTTGGCCACCCTCTGGCCCCACAGGCCCTGGAAGATGTAAAGAGGGTGGTGTGCAAGAATGTGGTGGGCGGCGTGCAGGACAACAGACTAACCCTGGATG GCTTCCTCTTCCTGAACACACTCTTCATCCAGCGTGGTCGGCACGAGACCACATGGACTATTCTGCGACGCTTTGGCTACAGTGACTCACTTGAGCTGACAGCAGACTACCTCTGCCCACG GCTCCATGTACCCCCTGGTTGCAGCACTGAGCTTAACCACCGCGGCTACCAGTTTCTGCAGCAGGTGTTTGAGAAGCATGACCAG GACCATGATGGCGCCCTCTCACCCTTGGAGCTGCAAAACCTCTTCAGTGTGTTCCCAGTGGCCCCCTGGGGCCCTGAACTCCCACGCACTGTCCGCACTGACACCAGCCGGCTACCCCTGCATGGTTTCCTCTGCCAGTGGAC CCTAGTGACCTACCTGGATGTCCAGCGCTGCCTCGAGCACCTTGGCTACCTAGGCTACCCCACCCTCTGTGAGCAGGACTCCCAGGCACAAGCCATCACAG TCACTCGTGAGAAGAGGCTGGATGAGGAGAAGGGGCAGACCCAGCGGAATGTCCTCATGTGCAAGGTGGTAGGGGCCCGAGGAGTGGGCAAGTCTTCCTTCTTGCAGGCCTTTCTTGGCCACAGCCTGAGG GACACCAGGGCATCCCCTGGGGAGGCTCCCATCCACGTTATCAATACAGTGCTGGTCAGTGGACAAGAGAAGTACCTGATT CTATGTGAGGTGGATGTGGACAGCATGTTGGCCACTTCCCTGGACACCGCCTGTGATGTTGCCTGCCTGATGTTTGATGGCAGCGATCCTGCATCCTTTGCATTCTGCGCCACCGTGTACAAG cGCCATTACATGGATGGCCAGACCCCTTGCCTCTTTGTGTCGTCCAAGGCCGACCTGCCTGCAGGTGTCGCCCCACCAGGCCTGTCACCTGGGGAGTTCTGTCGCAGGCACCGGctgcctgcccccaccccattCTCCTGCAGCGGCCTGGCCCAGCCCAGCACTGATATCTTCACTCAACTGGCCACCATGGCTGCCTTTCC ACACCTGGTGCACACAGAGCTGCGCCCCACCTCCACCTGGCTCCGGGGAATGCTGGTGGCTGTTGGGGCCACCGTGGCTGCAGTCCTCAGCTTCTCACTCTATAGAATCCTGGTGAAGAGCAGATGA